In Vibrio sp. NTOU-M3, the following proteins share a genomic window:
- a CDS encoding UTRA domain-containing protein, whose product MQYIKIKESIVEQIEAGMLAAGQKLPSERKLAESFDTTRVTLREALSLLEAEGRLYREDRRGWFISPPPLKYNPLNAAGFIDIAKQQGRTPSNQIVVAKSVIADKTAARLLQLPPFSDVYRIDSLHLLNDRPVAYVTRYIRSDGLPNLLDQDLTSSFHTIYREQFGIELVKSQYRIATSSLLGDEASSLRATLGTPSMVIERVNKDKNGNIIDCEIMQWRHDAICIEAEVVISE is encoded by the coding sequence GTGCAATACATAAAAATCAAAGAATCAATCGTAGAGCAAATAGAGGCGGGGATGCTAGCGGCAGGACAAAAATTGCCGTCCGAGCGCAAACTGGCAGAGTCGTTTGACACCACACGAGTGACTTTGAGGGAGGCGCTTTCACTTCTTGAAGCTGAAGGGCGATTGTATAGAGAAGACCGTCGAGGTTGGTTTATCTCACCGCCACCGCTTAAATATAACCCTTTAAATGCGGCTGGTTTTATCGATATTGCCAAACAACAGGGACGAACGCCTTCTAATCAAATTGTGGTTGCCAAGAGTGTCATCGCGGATAAAACGGCGGCCAGATTACTTCAACTACCTCCGTTTTCTGATGTTTATCGTATTGATAGTCTGCATTTGTTAAATGATAGACCGGTTGCCTATGTAACGCGCTATATCCGAAGTGATGGATTGCCAAACTTACTCGATCAAGACTTAACATCTTCGTTCCACACTATTTATCGGGAGCAATTTGGTATTGAGCTAGTAAAAAGCCAATATCGAATTGCAACGAGCTCGTTATTGGGCGATGAGGCTAGTTCACTTAGAGCAACGCTAGGAACGCCTTCTATGGTGATTGAGCGGGTTAACAAAGACAAGAATGGAAATATTATAGACTGTGAAATCATGCAGTGGCGCCATGATGCAATTTGTATCGAAGCCGAAGTGGTTATATCTGAGTAA